CCCAAAGTGGGAGATCGACGACCGAAACACCGTCATTCGGGTGATTCGGCTTCCCTCCGCCCCCCGGCGGAGGGACTACCCCTTCCCAGTCCGTTCCGCCGTAGGCACCCGGGGCCCCACCACAGCGGGACGGGCGTGTCGGCGACGGAACAGAGCGGGCAGGCTCGGTGCGGTGATGAAACCCTCGGCACGCGCGCTCGCGATGCCGATCCGCGGGATCTCGCTGCTCTTCTCGAACAGCAGATAACGCGGCTCCCAGATCGGCCGGTACTTCGCGTTCGCCCGGTAGAGCGATTCGATCTGCCACCAGCGCGAGAAGAACCCCAGCACGGAACGCCACAGCCGCAGCACCGGGCCGGCCCCCAGTTTCGAACCGCGCTCGAAGACCGACCGGAACATCGCGAAGTTCAGCGAGACCCGCTCCAGGTCGACCTCCCGGGCCCGCTGGAGAAGTTCGATCACCATGAACTCCATCAGGCCGTTCTCGGTGTCCCGGGCGCGGCGCATCAGGTCCAGCGAAAGCCCCTTCTCGCCCCAGGGCACGAAGCTCAGCAGGGCCTTCAGCTCGCCCTCGCCGTCATGGCACTCCAGCATCACGCAGCGGCCGTCGTCCGGGTCGCCGAGGCGGCCCAGCGCCATCGAGAAGCCGCGCTCGGTGGCGCCGTCCCGCCACTGGTCCGCCCGCTCGACCAGCTCGGCCATCTCGTACTCCGGCACGTCCTCGTGCCGCCGGATCCGCACCGTGTAGCCGGCCCGCTTGACCCGGTTGTAGGCCTGGCGGACCACCCGCATCGCCCGGCCGTCCAGCGAGAACTCGTCCAGCTCGACGATCGCCTCGTCGCCCAGCTCCAGCGCGTCCAGCCCGTGCCGGGCGTAGATCACCCCGGCCTCCTCGGAGGCCCCCATCACGGCCGGCGCCCAGGCGTGCTCGCGCGCCTCGGTCAGCCAGGCGTCGATCGCGCCCGGCCAGGCCTCCGGGTCACCGATCGGATCGCCCGAGGCCAGCGAGACCCCGCCGACCACCCGGTAGGTCACCGCCGCCTTGCCACTGGGGGAGAACACCACCGCCTTGTCCCGGCGCAGCGCGAAGTAGCCCAGCGAGTCCCGCCCGCCCTGCCGCTCCAGCAGGTCCCGCAGCCGCCGCTCGTCCTCCGGGGTGAGCAGCTCCTTGTCCTTGGGACTGCGGAAGGCCACGTAGATCACCAGCAGGAAGAGCACCGCGCTCATCGTGTTGATCACGGCGTTCACCCAGGTCGGCACGGAGATCACCGAGTCGAGGTGCTGGGACGGCGCGATGGTGACCATCCGGCCGAGCGCGTACCGGTAGAGGTCCCAGAACTGCGCGCCGGCCAGGGTGTTGTTCAGCCAGACCAGGAGCGCGCCGACCCCGGCCCCGGCCAGCAGGCCGGCCACGAAGGTGGCCGCCGCGGTCTTCGGGTTGGAGCTGTCGCCCTTGGAGGTGAACTCCTTGCGCCCGACCAGCAGAGCCACCAGGAACAGCCCGGTCAGCGTGATGGAGAACCAGTTGAAGGGATGCCTCGCGTAGTCGTAGCCGTCCTCCGGCGGCCACGCCATGAACAGCACGTAGACCAGGAAGGTCAGGCCGGCGAGTGCGGTGTTGAAGATCCAAGCGGCTCGCTTGCGCCGCCGCATGGCGACCGCCAGGAAGATCGAAAGGACCACCGAGCCGAGACCCGCGGTCAGCAGGTACGGCGTGAAGAACTCGCCCTCGTTGTGGTCCTGCACCTGGTCGCGGAACGGCACCGCGAGTACGGTCACCACGTTGAGCAGGGCCAGCAGCCGCAGGTACCAGACCGTCGCCGCCGCGGCCCTCGGGCGCCAGCGCGACATCGGCCCGGGCCGGTCCCCGGCGGGCGCTGCGGCGGACGGCTCCGGCTTCACAGTGGACGACACAGCTCTATTCCAAACGATCAGGTGACGGGACGCATCCGCGCAAGCGGGCTGCGGCCGGCGGCACCGACCGGTCCGCGTGGGCCGTCCTCGCCCGACGCGGCCCCGTTCGGCCCGCGCCCGCAGGGGCCGCTCATTCCATGGTTGCTCACCCGACATGAGAATTTCGTGAACCCGGTAGCCGATTCACACCCCCGCCGTTCGGCGGGGGTAACCGCCCCCCGGCCGGTACGCGGCGCCCCCGCACGGGCCCTAGGCTCGAACCGCCGCACCAGGACGGCCCGCAACCGAGGAGGGACCATGGCGACCACCCGTGTACTGATCGTGGACGACGAGATCCTGGTCCGCTCGGGCCTGGGACTGATCGTCGGCTCGGCCCCCGACCTGGAGGTGGTCGGCGACTGCTCCGGCGGCCAGGCCGAGGAGGACGTCCGCCGGCTGCACCCGCACGTGGTGCTGCTCGACATCCGGATGCCCGACCTGGACGGCATCTCCGTGCTCCGCCGGCTGCGGGCCCTGCCGGAGCCGCCGGCCGTGGCGATGCTCACCACCTTCGACACCGACGAGTACATCGGCACCGCGCTGAAGGCCGGCGCGGCCGGGTTCCT
The sequence above is a segment of the Kitasatospora sp. NBC_00240 genome. Coding sequences within it:
- a CDS encoding phosphatidylglycerol lysyltransferase domain-containing protein gives rise to the protein MSRWRPRAAAATVWYLRLLALLNVVTVLAVPFRDQVQDHNEGEFFTPYLLTAGLGSVVLSIFLAVAMRRRKRAAWIFNTALAGLTFLVYVLFMAWPPEDGYDYARHPFNWFSITLTGLFLVALLVGRKEFTSKGDSSNPKTAAATFVAGLLAGAGVGALLVWLNNTLAGAQFWDLYRYALGRMVTIAPSQHLDSVISVPTWVNAVINTMSAVLFLLVIYVAFRSPKDKELLTPEDERRLRDLLERQGGRDSLGYFALRRDKAVVFSPSGKAAVTYRVVGGVSLASGDPIGDPEAWPGAIDAWLTEAREHAWAPAVMGASEEAGVIYARHGLDALELGDEAIVELDEFSLDGRAMRVVRQAYNRVKRAGYTVRIRRHEDVPEYEMAELVERADQWRDGATERGFSMALGRLGDPDDGRCVMLECHDGEGELKALLSFVPWGEKGLSLDLMRRARDTENGLMEFMVIELLQRAREVDLERVSLNFAMFRSVFERGSKLGAGPVLRLWRSVLGFFSRWWQIESLYRANAKYRPIWEPRYLLFEKSSEIPRIGIASARAEGFITAPSLPALFRRRHARPAVVGPRVPTAERTGKG